The DNA sequence gttggaggcgtgcgtggccacgcagtcgtgggtgaacagggagtacaggagagggctcagaacgcacccttgtggggccccagtgttgaggatcagcggggtggaaatgttgttgcctaccctcaccacctgggggcggcccgtcaggcagtccagtacccagttgcacagggcggggtcgagacccagggtctcgagcttgatgacgagcttggagggcactatggtgttaaatgccgagctgtagtcgatgaacagcattctcacataggtattcctcctgtccagatgggttagggcagtgtggttgagattgcatcgtctgtggacctatttgggcggtaagcaaattggagtgggtctatggtgtcaggtagggtggaggtgatatggtccttgaatagtctctcaaagcacttcatgatgacggaagtgagtgctatggggcggtagtcgtttagctcagttaccttagctttcttgggaacaggaacaatggtggccctcttgaagcatgtgggaacaacagactgggatagggattgattgaatatatccgtaaacacaccagccagctggtctgcgcatgctctgagggcgcggctggggatgccgcctgggcctgcagccttgcgagggttgacacgtttaaatgttttcctcacgtcggctgctgtgaaggagagtccgcatgttttagttgcgggccgtgtcagtggcactgtattgtcctcaaagcgggcaaaaaagttatttagtctgcctgggagcaagacatcctggtccgtgactgggctggttttctttttgtaatccgtgattgactgtagaccctgccacatacctcgtgtctgagccgttgaattgagattctactttgtctctatactgacgcttagcttgcttgattgccttgcggagggaatagttacactgtttgtattcggtcatgtttccggtcaccttgccctgattaaaagcagtggttcgcgctttcagtttcacgcaaatgatgccatcaatccacggtttctggtttgggaatgttttaatcgttgctatgggaacgacatcttcaaccattctaatgaactcactcaccgaatcagcgtattcgtcaatgttgttgtctgacgcaatacgaaacatatcccagtccacgtgatggaagcagtcttggagtgtggaatcagattggtcggaccagtgttgaacagacctcagcgcgggagcttcttgttttagtttctgtctgtaggcagggatcaacaaaatagtcgtggtcagcttttccaaaaggagggtggggcagggccttatatgtgtcgcggaagttagaatagcagtgatccaaggtttttccagccctggttgcgcaatcgatatgctgatagaatttagggagtcttggcAAGTggttaccggagtgccaagtccaggacaaaaaggcttcaaccatttttacccccaagccataagaagcctgaacaggtaatcaaatggctacctggactatttgcattgtgagccccctcaacccctcttttacgttgCTGTTACTCTcggtttatcatatatgcatagtcactttaactatacattcatgtacatactacctcaattggccgaccaaccagtgctcccacacattggctaaccgggctatctgcattgtgtccagccacccgccaacccctcctttacgctactgctactctctgttcatcatatatgcagtcaTTTTAACaatatctacatactacctcaatcaacctgactaaccggtgtctgtagaagcctcgctactgtatatagcctttctttacttacctattgctcccctaacaccttttttgcactattggttagagcctgtatgtaagcattttactgtaaggtctacacctgttgtattcggcacacgtgacaccCAATAATGttttaccatgttttgtgctgctgccgcgttgttgtcttaggtctctctttatgtagtgttatggtATCTCTTGTTGTGATGGGTTTTGTCGTAGATTTTTAATTTTACAaagatttcacctttatttaaccaggtaagctagttgagaacaagttttcatttacaactgcgacctggccaagataaagcatagcagtgcgacagaaacaacaacacagagttacacatggaataaacaagtgtagtcaataacacaatagaaaaaaaaagagagtctatattttttattttacctttatttaactaggcaagtcagttaagaacaaattcttattttcaatgacggcctaggaacagtgccttttcaggggcagaactacagattttgtaccttgtcagctcggggatatgaacttgaaacctttcggttaatagtccaacgctctaaccactaggctaccctgccgcccctatatacagtgtgtgcaaatggcatgaggaagtAAGGCTTTAAATATGCCATAGTAACAAAGTAATTcaaatttagcagattaacactggagtgatagatgtgcagatgatgatgagcagatgctggtgtgtaagtagtgatacaggtgtgcaaaagagcagcaaagtaaataaaaacaatatggggatgaggtaggtagattggatggactatttacagctgcagcgatcgggtTAGCTGGTcaaatagcagatgtttaaagttattgagggaaatgtaagtctccagcttcagcgactTTTGCAATTCATttcagtcactggcagcagagaactggaaggaaaggcggccaaagaggtgctggctttggggatgaccagtgagaaatacctgctggagcgagggctacgggtgggtgttgttatcgtgaccagtgagctgcgataaggcggagctttacctagcacagacttatagatgacctggagccagtgggtctggcaaagAATATGTAGctagggccagccgactagagcatacaggtcacagtggtgggtggtgtaaggtgctttggtaacaaaacagatggcattgtgacagactacatccaatttgctgagtagagtattcaAAGTTATTTTGTAGAGGActtcgccgaagtcgaggatcggtaggattgtccgttttactagggtaagtttggcggcgtgagtgaaggaggctttgttgcgacatagaaagacgattctagatttgattttttaTTGAAGATGTTTGAtaggagtctggaaggagagtttacagtctagccagacacctaggtatttgtagttgtccacgtattctagggcAGAACCGTCCAccgtagtgatgctagtcgggtgggcaggtgcgggcagcgaacggttgaaaagcatgcatttggttttgcaGGCGTTTAAGTGCAGTAGGaagccacagaaggagtgttgtatggcattgaagctcgtttggaggttagttaacacagtgtccaaacaaGGGCCagaaaggagcagatttctgggtgtggtagaatagattcagggcataatgtgcagacaggggtatggtgtggtgcgggtacagtggaggtaagcccaggcactgagtgatgataagagaggttgcatctctggtcAAGCTGGTTATactaggtgaggtcaccgcatgtgtgagagatgggacaaaggaggtatctaaGGCATgtagtgggactaggggctccgcagtaaactaaaacaatgataattatcctaaacaacagtatacaagacaTATTAACATttgagagaggcataaagcaatcacaggtgttgattgggagagctagctaagtcaACAActggtaagacaacaacagctaatcagctaagacaacaacaacaggtaaaattgagatgaatgggcagagagggtcggttaactagacacagggcctgagttcggggCTAGGGAAGACAGATAAACAAAGGTAAACAAAGTGGAGTACCTTGATGAATTTACAGTCCAGCAGGCACCAGCCCCCATCCAAACAGGAGGCCTTTTGCAGTCATTGGaaataataagaatttgttcttaactgacttgtccatTTTTAAAGGTTAAAAACATGACAAAATAAAACATGTCCTTGGATACCAGTCAGTGCCAGTCAAGCTAACCTTGGCTAAccttaactagctaactaactaggcTCTAATTAGACTAATACTGGCGTGATAGCTTGAAATAAAGCAATTCCTTTGCATAATTGGTTTTATGAATGTCCAAAAATCTAAAATACCAATTATAAATTGAACAGGGTGGCTTACTAACTACCTACCTAACATATCTATCTTGACAACGGGAAGTTTTGCTCCTTATGTTACCTTGTAAGACTGGATGCGTGGGAGAAGAGACTGAATGACTTTTTCAAAAGGCAAACCCCAGAAAACATCAGACCGAAAGGTGCCATGTCTGGTTGACTAGACGGTCGGGATACAGCTTTGACAGAGACAACAATGGTACTGTCCCGGACTGTTGGCTCACAAGTTCCTCGTTGTTTATTAGCTACCTAATTCAATAATGTCCGTTTGCCCCTGCCATGCACGGATAACCCGCGTTCACCGCTCCGCTGCATTGTGGGAAAAGGTCATGGCAGTGTTTACGTAGTTTAAGATTCACTGCAGCACATTCACGAAAAATGGGAACGTCAACCAATTATTTATGTGACTAATAAATAATCAAGTGACTTTTGAATTACTCCAATAAATTGCTGTGTTCTTGACCCACGGGTTTCatttatataaattatatttttttgcgTTCTTGACCCATGGGTTTCatttatataaattatattttttgcGTTCTTGAGGGTTTCatttatataaattatattttttgcGTTCTTGACCCACGGGtttcatttatatatattatatttcttGTGTTCTTGACCCATGGGTTTCATTTATATAAATGATATTTTTTGCGTTCTTGAGGGTTTCATTTATATAAATTAGATTTTTTGCGTTCTTGACCCATGGGTTTCATTTATATAAATGATATTTTTTGCGTTCTTGACCCATGGGTTTCATTtgtataaattatattttttgcGTTCTTGACCCATGGGTTTTAATTtgtataaattatattttttgcGTTCTTGACCCATGGGTTTAATTTATATAAATGATAAATGCTGtgatattttttcatttttttcacctttatttaaccaggtaggcaagttgagaacaagttctcatttacaattgcgacctggccaagataaagcaaagcagttcgacacatacagcaacacggagttacacatggagtaaaacaaacatacagtcaataatacagtagaaaaataagtctatatacaatgtgagcaaatgaggtgagataagggaggtaaaggcaaaaaaaaggccatggtgacaaagtaaatacaatatagcaagtaaaacacaggaatggtagatttgcagtggaaaaatgtgcaaagtagagatagaaataatggggtgcaaaggagctaaataaatacaatagggggagaggtagttgtttgggctaaataatagatgggctatgtacaggtgcagtaatctgtgagctgctctgacagctggtgcttaaagctagtgagggagctaagtgtttccagtttcagagaattttgtagttcgttccagtcattggcagcagagaattggaaagaggaggccaaaggaagaattggttttgggggtgaccagagagatatacctgctggagtgcgtgctacaggtgggtgctgctatggcgaccagcaagctgagataaggggggggactttacctagcagggtcttgtagatgacctggagccagtgggtttggcgatgagtatgaagcgagggccagccaacgagagcatacaggtcgcagtggtgggtagaaaatggggctttggtgacaaaacggatggcactgtgatagactgcatccaatttgctgagtagagtattggaggctattttgtaaatgacatcgccgaagtcaaggatcggtaggatggtcagttttacaagggtatgtttggcagcatgagtgaaggatgctttgttgcgaaataggaagccgattgtcaatttaactttggattggagattttTGATGTGAGTCAAAAGCTCGTTTGGAGgcttgttaacacagtgtccaaagaagggccagatgtgtacagaatggtgtcgtctacgtagaggtggatcaaagaatcaccagcagcaggagcgacatcgttgatatatacagagaaaagagtcggcccgagaattgaaccctgtggcacccccatagagactgccagaggtccggacaacaggccctccgatttaacacactgaactctatctgagacgtagttggtgaaccaggcgaggcagtcattagagaaaccaaggctgttgaatacggtgattgacaagagtcgaaagctttggccaggtcgatgaagacagcggTGTAAACAATCAGCTACTGGTGTAAGACAGCCTGATGCCCCTTGGCCATACCCAGTAACAGGGGCAGACAAGCCCCCATCACACTTTCTGTAAGACAGACTGATGCCCCTTGGCCATACCCAGTAACGGGCAGACATGCCCCCATCACACTTTCTGTAAGACAGCCTGATGCCCCTTGGCCATACCCAGTAACAGGGGCAGACCCATCACACTTTGTTTGATCAGTTGAGTAACCCTCTGAATCTCCACCCAGTGGTCTGCACTCATTTCCCAGGGAGTGTCTTTCAGGAGTCAGCAGTTACAACAACTCAACTCACTGTGAGAATCATTCACTCTACTGAACATGTTGAGCCTTTAAACCAGTGTAATATTTAACTCATAATAAAACTAACTCATGCTTACCTCAGGACAAGTTTCCATGCTTTCAACAGCAGTGAATTAGAACACATGAGCATTAATAAAGTACCATTCTTTAATTATACAAAAGTGCTAAACAGTATAAGCCATAGCCATAACTGAAGCCCCTAAATCACTTTTAATGGCAGAGAATGTATTTCAATGTTTTAATGAAGTTCTGACTTAATGCTAAAACAACTAAAGTAGGTCCAGAATAGTTTGAtacaataaaattaaaaaaactgTAAAATTGGTTTGATTCCTCAATTTCCCTCTTTATGGGTGACAGTCAGCAGAGCCATGAGTATGTTGTACTGCAGCAGTAGGCCACAGTACTCTGATGACTAACAGCAGGCCACAGTATTCTGATGACTAACAGCAGGCTACAGTATTCTGATGACTGGAACAGCAGGCTACAGTATTCTGATGACTAACAGCAGGCTACAGTATTCTGATGACTGGAACAGCAGGCTACAGTATTCTGAATGTAACCGTGGGCTACAGTATTCTAATGACTTCCTCTTCCATTCATGAGACGAGAAACAAAAGTTCCCAAAACCAGGAAGTAGGGATAACAACAATGTACAGTTGTTGTCCCCCATATCTATCACCCTTAATGTACATATGTGCAGTGTATACCCCCTGTAAACACAAAATCATCTATAGTTCATGGGTTCACATGATAAATGTTGACAGTACAATGTGTTCCATATCACCTAAGTTTACTTTCTATTACCAGAATGTACAGTGTTttgtgactttaaaaaaaaatcttcaggAGGGCCTTTACATTGCATACTTCTGAGTCCAATCTCTTGCTAGTCTGTTGTATCTGGAAACAAAATAAATATGGTTATCTCACAATAACAATGGCAGAAATAATATGAAACAAAGTTTAAATGTCATCTCTGTTGATTTGCTATAGAATGTTCAAATATACTGCAGCGATCTAAATAGGTACCCCATTATTCAAAGAATTTGGTTCCAGCAGCTCATTGGAGAAATAGGCCTAACACTTTACACAGTTACAATATACTCACTTCTCTTTGTCTAGTTTGTAGATCTGTGCTATGTCTGGAACTAAGGGGTCGTCCGGGTTCGGGTCACAAAGCAACGAACATATGGACAACAGAACTGGAAAACAGATGAAGCGACAGATGATGAAGTTGTGTCTTAAATGGTCATCGGCATTTCACATTCTATTCACAATCAGTGAGATTGTTCATTTGGATTTAATGATCAGGTTAAAGTTATAGGAGGGTTGTAATATTGTGATTTAATGATCAGGTTAAAGTTATAGGAGGGTTGTAATATTGTGATTTAATGATCAGGTTAAAGTTATAGGAGGGTTGTAATATTGTGATTTAATGATCAGGTTAAAGTTATAGGAGGGTTGTAATATTGTGATTTAATGATCAGGTTAAAGTTATAGGAGGGTTGTAATATTGTGATTTAATGATCAGGTTAAAGTTATAGGAGGGTTGTAATATTGTGATTTAATGATCAGGTTAAAGTTATAGGAGGGTTGTAATATTGTGATTTAATGATCAGGTTAAAGTTATAGAAGGGTTGTAATATTGTGATTTAATGATCAGGTTAAAGTTATAGGAGGGTTGTAATATTGTGATTTAATGATCAGGTTAAAGTTATAGGAGGGTTGTAATAGAACATTCTACAAGTGTTGGATGGAACAATGTTTTAACATGGAACCAGGTGTGTCATTTCTACCAGTTAGCCAGCTACATTGTGGCAGCATGTGTAGTAAAGTACCAGCCCAGTTAACTCACCTTTTGATACAGTTAATGCTGGAGACCACTGGGATCGCAAGATGTCCAAGCAGATGCTCCCGTTACTGTTGATGTTTGGATGATAGATCTTTGTTGTGAATGCTACCTGTAGAAAGATGGACATGTGTTTATGTTCAATTTATCCACGAGGACCATTCTTTAGCAACAGTTTAATGATGTAATGACTTGCATAACAAATCAATTCTTACCTTTGGTGGCTTGAAGGGATAGTCGGTGGGGAAGTGGATTGTGAGAAAGAAGACCCCACTTTGGTATGGACTATCACCCTAGGAATAACAGGAACAGATATACATTGTTATAAATTATGAAAATGTACAATAAAATTATTTCAACATCCATTCTTTCCATTCAAACCTATTGTTCAGATGATCCATGTTCCAATCAATAAACCACACACATCCTTTTGAAGTCATACTTACTGGCCCCATTATTGTTGCTTGCCAATGGAACACTGGAATATAGAAAGAGAACATGTATTAggcctattttattttttatatatatatatattttttacctttatttaactaggcaagtcagttaagaacaaattattattttcaatgacggcctaggaacagtgggttaactgcctgttcaggggctaTAGAACCGGCCCCTCTAGGTAGGGCCTATAGAACCGGCCCATCCAGGTAGGGCCTATAGAACCGGCCCCTCCAGGTAGGGCCTATAGAACCGGCCCCTC is a window from the Oncorhynchus tshawytscha isolate Ot180627B linkage group LG14, Otsh_v2.0, whole genome shotgun sequence genome containing:
- the ube2d1b gene encoding ubiquitin-conjugating enzyme E2 D1b isoform X3, encoding MGPGDSPYQSGVFFLTIHFPTDYPFKPPKVAFTTKIYHPNINSNGSICLDILRSQWSPALTVSKVLLSICSLLCDPNPDDPLVPDIAQIYKLDKEKYNRLARDWTQKYAM
- the ube2d1b gene encoding ubiquitin-conjugating enzyme E2 D1b isoform X1, which produces MRRCACCLEATLTKGELASRDKGRRQMRTSILEELHDLQRDPPAQCSAGPVGEDLFHWQATIMGPGDSPYQSGVFFLTIHFPTDYPFKPPKVAFTTKIYHPNINSNGSICLDILRSQWSPALTVSKVLLSICSLLCDPNPDDPLVPDIAQIYKLDKEKYNRLARDWTQKYAM
- the ube2d1b gene encoding ubiquitin-conjugating enzyme E2 D1b isoform X2 translates to MALKRIQKELHDLQRDPPAQCSAGPVGEDLFHWQATIMGPGDSPYQSGVFFLTIHFPTDYPFKPPKVAFTTKIYHPNINSNGSICLDILRSQWSPALTVSKVLLSICSLLCDPNPDDPLVPDIAQIYKLDKEKYNRLARDWTQKYAM